The DNA window AGGAGCAATATCAGACCACTCAACCTATTTCCAGAGACGACTGGTCCTCAGGTCGGAggcacgtccacaccaccagcaaccatgcactttCCCCCTGTCACCCCGGCGGTCGTGTCCGAAGGAGTGGTCCAGCTCACGACTGATCAATACGCTGCAATCCAGGATCAGTTgcgagcactacaagccgaggtggatggacagagccgagctcgacgccctcctcgggTCCCTGCCGTTCGTAACGAAAATCCTCAGGTAACGGTTTCTAGACGTCAAACTAACCATGCACGCAGGGAACGACGAACTGATCCTGAAGTCTTGGACTTGAATCACCCAACGTCAAGAGACCAATACGCAAGGTTAcctaaccagagcgcacaaaCCGACGAGGATCCTGAGCGCCGCAATCCTCGCAGTCGTCACCCTCGGGATAAcgacgcagagtcagcctctTCCTCCTCGCATGACCGTACTCCAAGCCGGTATACGAGGTCTGGCTCTGTGCAGACACAGCAAGGAGGACGCTAccgtgtacaccgaggtgatctgcgtgatcatctcaatgCAGTCTTTAGGGCGCGCTCCCGCGGTCCGCATAACACGGAGAcgctccatgatccccatacgggcgatcagggtgtcaacacAGTTAACAACCCGCCCATCGCGCCGAccgcgaccactgggattaatatccctTCGAACCTTGCCGCAGTGGCTGCGAGACCTACTGTTGTAGCAACTCCGCctcctgcgacaggaggaatcgacCAAAGTATGCTTCTACAAGCtttgaagatgctcgagcagcagcgtaAGCCCATTTACAAGCTGCACGGCACCTCGCCCTTCACCGCAGAAGTGCGAcaggcccaacttccaaagggattccgtttatccgaatccctcaaatacaaaggtacttctaacccttTAGACTAcctagaaaaatttaacaccataatggaagtggaccaggtgccgcaactcgcgaagtgtcgcattctcgcggccacactcgaggagaatgcccgtgattggttcacccaattaccagaggcatcaatatcgacatgggagaacttcgtcgatctgtttctcacacatttccaggccacaatgacgtataggccaccctatacgactttggcgaacatcaagcaagaacctggtgagtctttgcagaattatttcaagcgttttaacgctgaagtaacaaaagttgagaaggcccccgagtcttcgcttgtgtGTATGTTAATAACAGGTGTCTTGCCAAGAACCGACTTTTGGAAAGAGTTACAGGCCCGCAGGCCAGAATCCTTGGtagaattcttcgccatggccgaacctcataagagGATCGAGAACTCCTTGGCGGAATTGGAGAAGGGCAAGAACAAGCGgcgatcacccataccgcggtcgcggtcccgcagtccgcgaggaaagaattccaggggccgaagccccagGAGACGCAGCCCACGCAAACCGCGAAGCCCGAAGTTGGCCAAGTCGCCTCCAAAAAAGGAGTCCTCACCCAAAAGAAAAGGAGGACCTCGCTTTGTCAATTACACCGAACTtgccgtacctcgagaccaCATCTATGCGGTTGAGGAAAGGAATGGCATCTTCAAGAAGCcaccccccatcaggggaaatcgcgatcgaagagaccccaaaaagttctgtaagtaccacaaggatatcggccacactacccttgagtgttgggtcttgcaggacgaaATTGAAGAACTGATCAGAAGGGGAAAATTCGATAAGTATAAAAGGAGCGAGGAAAGTCACCCCCGAGCGGATGACAAGGAAGAAAAccagaatgcgagtggctcTAGAGCACCTCGCAATATCTTGACTATAATCGGAGGGCCAcacatcgcaggcgactctcgcaaatcacaggaacgatatgccagagaagccagagagaagccgcttaccaatgtgaacaatcttggtgaacggccagagAAGCTCTTCAAAAGAGAATGCGAGGACATtgtctttatggagagcgatgcgagatgggtccaccacccgcattctgacgcacttgtgatagtcgccaatataggtggagacaatgtccatcgcatattggtcgacaatggaagttcaGTGAACTTATTgaacttccaagccttcaagcaaatggggcTACAAGAAAAAGATTTGCGGCCAATGACATCGAGCATCTACGGTTtcacgggagatgtcatagccaTCAAAgggatgatcaaactcccaatcactttgggaactgccccaataactgccaagtcgatggccgacttcgcagtaattgatcaatactcagcatataacgccgtaattggacggccaattctgaaggagatgaagatcgtgacttcgatctatcatctaaccatgaagttccctactccctctggagtagggtcagtgaggggagtccaatctgactctcgagaatgttacaatGCGGCTGTCAagctcgcagaaaaaaggacggtgaatgttatccaccttttggacgcaccaccacctcgccaggaaatcctcaggatcgaggaggtacCGCACATAGACGAACCGGATTTGGATCCGAGAATCcttgatcacaccgccgcagcccaagccgcggaagatacaattgaggtacctatagatcctgtagataataacaaggttttaaaaattggttctagattaaacatacagttgcgagaacaattaacaacctttttgaaacaaaatcttgatatttttgcctggaaacattcagatatggtcgggatatctccgcaggtcatgtgtcattgcttgaacattgaccccgaagtgcgaggtgtccgacaaaagcgccgcaaaatggaccccgcgaggtaccaagcgctgaaagaagaagttgaccgcctccttgcctgcggctttatacgggagtcattttaccccgactggttagccaatccggtactcgtgccaaagcccaacggctcatggcgtacatgcgtcgactttacagatttgaacaaagcctgtcccaaagacagctttcctcttcctagcatcaaccagcttgtcgatgccactgcaggccacgcacttttaagcttcatggatgcatactcgggatacaatcaaatcccgatgtacgaaccagaccaagaacatacctcgttcattactgatcgaggattatactgttacaaggtcatgccttttggtttaataaacgcaggtgcaacctatcaaaggctagtgaatatgatgttcgcagatttgATTGGAAAGAcgatggaggtatatgttgacgatatgctcgtaaagtcGCAACGTGCGGAGGATCATATCACGCACTTGCGggccatgttcgacatattgcgaCGATATAAGATGCGTCTAAACCCCTTGAAGTGCGTTTTTGGGGTGGGTTCCGGAAAATTCCTCGGTTTTATGGtgaatcagcgaggaatagaggcCAATCTTGCGAAGATTAGAGCATTGGTAGAAATGCCGTCtccgactaagccaaaggaggttcaaagcctcacaggtaaagtcgcggccttaaaccgcttcatatccagatcctctgacaagtgtaaagagttttttcagatccTGAAGGGTAACAAGAGGTTTCATTGGGACGAGAAATGCGAGAAGGCTTTTCAAGCGTTAAAAACGCATCTGGGGCAACCTCCAATTCTTTCAAAACCGTTGCCCGGAGAGGTCTTGTCTATTTATTTAGCAGTCTCCGAGTATGCGATCAGTTCAGTACTTGttcgcgaggaccaaggacgtcagcacccggtgtactacgtcagtaagcgGTTATTggacgccgagacgcgttacCCCCAGATGGAGAAACTAGCTTTTGCCTTGATAATATCcacaagaaaattgcgaccttatttccaggctcacagcgttgaagttttgacaaacttccccttaaggcAGATTCTGGCAAAGCCAGaggcatcggggagattgttaaagtgggccatggagttgagtcagttcgacatcaagtataaaccaagaaccgcgatcaaggggcaagccctagcagattttatacttgagttCCCGAGCACAGATGTAGCGGTTGTAGAGGGTGGAAATGATATCGCCGTGATAGACAAAGAGgtatggacattgtatgtcgatggggcctcaaataatgaaggttctggcagtgggatattgttaatcagtcccaataatttcaaggtacacgctgctctacgtttcgaattctctgcatctaacaatgaagccgagtatgaggctttaatcgcaggtctgaaattggctctcgagatgaaagtcgaatacctacaagcatttagcgactctcaaatagtggtatgtcaagtaagtggagaatacctagcgagaggcggaagattggttaaatacttagccatcgttcgcgaaatcatgcagaagttcaaacatgtagttgtatctcgagtaccgcgtactcAAAATGCCCATGCAGACGCCTTGGCCCGACTGGCCTccactagagaagccgaattactcgatgtaattccggtagacgtattgtctcatccaaccatagatcgagaaacaatcatggagatcgatgacgttcaggagattacctggatggCCCCTATCCTCGCATACCTCGACAAGGGGCTCTTACCTAATGATAAAGtagaagcaaggaaattgcgacaacgagcagcccgctatgtgatatatgaccagagcctgtatcgcagaagttttagtcaaccacttctcaaatgtatcagtggagaagactgcggttatatactgcgtgaagtacatgagggaatttgtggcaatcatactggaggtaattcccttgcccTAAAAATTATGcgacaagggtattactggccaacattgcgacaagatgccctcgcatttgcaaaaagatgtgatagatgccagcgaatagccacttacacacaccagcccccaagtaacctccattttatcacgagtccctggccctttgcaatatggggaattgatttaattggcgagttacccaagggaaaaggaggagtcaaatatgctgtagtcGCGGTTGACTATTTCACAAAGTGGGCTGAAGCAAAAGCACTCGCGACCATCACAGCAACGAAGTTACGCGAGTTCGTCTACACTTCCATCATCTGTCGCTTTGGCATTCCGCACAAGCTCATTTCAGATAATGGGaaacagtttgactgtaaagagatgcgacagctatgcgatGATTTAGGAATTAAAAAAAGCCTTTTCTGCAGTCGCTTACCCGCAGAGCAATGGGCAgactgaagcagtcaacaaaataattaaacacaccataaaaggaaaattagaagaccgcaaaggggcatggccagatgaattaccgcaagtcctatggtcttacaatacaacccctcgatctacaactggcgaaacacccttctcactttcttatgggTGCGAAGCCATGTTACCAGTAGAAGTTGGGGCGGGATCCTTGCGCAGAGATGCTTCCGATATCTCGCAGAACAGCGAGAATCAGTTGTTTTGCCTTGACCTTTTAGaagaaaagcgtgataaagcgcaaCTGCAAAACGCGGCTTATCAACAACGAACAGCAAGGTACTTTAACTCGAAAGTAAAGATAAAACCTCTGCGAGTAGGAGATTTGGTCCTTAGAAaagtaatgccaaataccaaaGTTCCAGCCCACGGGGTCTTTGGagacaattgggaaggaccatacaaaatcgcagatcaaattggtgatgccacttatcgactcgcaacactcgatggaaccgcgattccacgagcatggaatagcgagagcttgaaattttattatcagtaatattcgcgttattcagttatgataattcgagtacttatacttagatattttttgttcaaaatacttcctaagtataggggcatAGTACCCGCATGTATTACTGATTGCTTGAATAAAATCACTTATTAAGTTTTTCGAGTAATTTAATTTACCGagttacaccaagctgtaattaaaaGTCGCATATATATAATTGCATTCACACCAAGCTGTGATCAAAGTTAAATATAATTGCGTTCACACCAAGCTGTGATCaaagttaaatatatatataaaatcgcaagtacccgtgtactgcgtaaatatAAAACGTaagctatccccgcgaggatagaaaGATGTCCAAAAGTAAGATAAAATTCTCCGAGTACAGAAGTGCGAGTACCCGAgtaccgcatatataaaaaaaaaagagtaagagtgaaaattaaacaacaacataagaTAGCAAATAATCAAACGCCTGGAACGATGGGAGTAGTCTCATCAGGAGCAGCCTCGTCCGCGATCTTGCTCACGACTTCATTCTCGACCTCTTCAGCCTGTACTCCCTCGGTTTCATCAAGAAGGTTACCCTGAGTCTGAGTAGGAGACATCGCGCGAAAAGCTTCAGCCATTTCCGCAGCCTCAGCTCCAAGcagcgagaagtcgaagtcaggGACCTTGGAAAGAGTAGTGTAAATATAGTCAGACACAGCCTGATCGTACTGTTTCTTCCCACTCTCTTTTTCAGCCTCCAAGTCGCGAGCCATCTCAGCGTTAGTGTCCTGCGACTTCTTAAGCTCGAGCTCCACCTGTTCTTTGGCCCTGTTGACttcctcgagctccttctccttggccttgttAAGCTCCTCCATCCTCGCCACCTCCTGCTTCAGCTTCTTTATGCTCTCTTGAAAATGGacgttctgcctcttcagcgagtcagTTTCCTTTGAAGGAGTAGCCGCGGCTTTCATAAACAAAGCCATGGATTGCACGGCCAGTTCAGTAGATCGAGAAGCAAGATCCTCGTATGGAATCTCAGCCAGTAATTTTTCCTGCATGGCCAGAAAATCGCGAGCACGAACAGGAGAGTCgatgacgactttcttcccTTTGTCCTGAGTAGTCTTAGCCAACTTCTTGGAGGAATCTGCAGCAAGCGAAGtcatcacatcgctcttcctcttctgggcaacgaccggcgaagtcgctggtgttccacccttttgcttgatcttcaggacaggggcagacttcaaGAAAGTCATGTCTACAACACAAGGAACAGATAAGTAAAAATCACAATCCTATCCATCAATTTATAGCAAAAGGGCGAGTTACCTGAAGTTTGTCGAGGAGTTTGTTTAGAAAGACGTTTATCTATCCGCTCCTGCTGTTTCTCAGAAGGTTCTTTATATACtggctcccgttgaagactcgcgttctcAGGGATCAGTTTATGTTCTCGCAATTTGGCAGTCGTACACagcaatcgccagtcgcgatcttgtaccggaagactcCCAAGAATTTCGGCTACCCCCTTCTTATTCGCGTCAAGCgttggtcgagctggtctatctgcgatgacaACAAAGAAGAACGAGTTAGCAAAAGATCTCGAAAAGCAAAGTAACAAGTTTTATCTAAGTCAACAAAAATGCGACATactgggtctgcgattaaagtcagtcctgatcccaggaaccttaaaaatataaaaccatTTCGACTTCCAATCGCCCATGTTCGAGACCATCCCCTCAATACCgtttatttcagaagtcgcccatttactaaagcaaaagaagccattatgaagacccacgctctttatgtcatagaagtaactaaactcctctactgacggagccctatgggcgtactccatgtacatcgcatagaatgctagaacagtgcgataactgttgggtgtTAGCTGAAAAGGCGATACGTCATAACGTCTGAGAATCGCTGCAACGAAAGGATGAAACGGGACCGATACAccacatcgaagaatgggtattgagatgaccacgtcctctgtagggatgatcgcagggttggtgaACGGAAGATGCGCTCTCTGGGAAGGTTTGGGACTTTGAAAAGCGAGTCGCAACAAATTCAACCTCACAAAGGTAGTGAAGTCAGATTTGACGACTCTCGAGACTAGGTCTTCGCATGAGAAAGGTTCGTTCAATTGGGAGTCATCAACTGAGTccgtcccactcccttccgcttcctcttcttcctcacCTGACTCGCGGACTGGAGTAGTCCattcctcctccacctcctcgacctcgatgtcgggaGCATGTCTCGTATGGATGAGGTAGTCGCGTGCTGACACTGTGGATTCGCTATCCCGGATATCGATTGTCCCAGGTTCAGCGAGCTCCTGtaccatcctctcgatgtctACGGAGGACATCGGACCTAGCTCTATCTCCGCagcctccatttcggagatgtccgtagggagaaaactgtcTCTCTCTTGTGACGACTCCCCGTCAAAAGCGCGACCTCCTGAGCCGAGCTGCTGGCTGtccgatagatcgctcatctgaaagatagaagatcttttcagcgtgatgaatgtgtgaaaaaataaagataagtgatctcacccgcagtaaACTATAAAAGTCGCATTCAGCAAGAAAGTCAGACTCTGTGC is part of the Cannabis sativa cultivar Pink pepper isolate KNU-18-1 chromosome 5, ASM2916894v1, whole genome shotgun sequence genome and encodes:
- the LOC133038453 gene encoding uncharacterized protein LOC133038453; the encoded protein is MTFLKSAPVLKIKQKGGTPATSPVVAQKRKSDVMTSLAADSSKKLAKTTQDKGKKVVIDSPVRARDFLAMQEKLLAEIPYEDLASRSTELAVQSMALFMKAAATPSKETDSLKRQNVHFQESIKKLKQEVARMEELNKAKEKELEEVNRAKEQVELELKKSQDTNAEMARDLEAEKESGKKQYDQAVSDYIYTTLSKVPDFDFSLLGAEAAEMAEAFRAMSPTQTQGNLLDETEGVQAEEVENEVVSKIADEAAPDETTPIVPGV